A section of the Flavobacterium sp. CG_23.5 genome encodes:
- a CDS encoding virulence RhuM family protein: protein MVNKIIFYQSQDSNVVIDVTYFEDNFWLTQKLIAQLFGVAVPAISKHLKNIFESGELIENAVVSKMETTASDGKNYTTSFYNLDAIIAVGYRVNSKQATQFRIWATQTLKEYIIKGFVLNDEMLKNGKPFGKDYFDELLERIREIRSSERRLYQKLGDIFEQCSADYNKEAEETKLFYKMVQNKLHFAITGKTAAEIVYTRADKTKDFMGLTSWKKAPEGKVLKSDVTIAKNYLQENEIGDLNLLVSAYLDLAEFQARRNQLMNMKDWLERTNKFLESNDLEVLPNAGNISHEQAVEKAHSEYEQFRVEQDKKYISDLDREIKKLNNK, encoded by the coding sequence ATGGTAAACAAAATTATTTTTTATCAAAGTCAAGATAGCAATGTAGTAATAGATGTAACTTATTTTGAGGATAATTTTTGGCTTACCCAAAAGCTAATAGCGCAGCTTTTTGGTGTAGCAGTGCCTGCCATAAGTAAGCATTTGAAAAATATTTTTGAGTCGGGAGAACTCATCGAAAATGCAGTTGTTTCCAAAATGGAAACAACTGCATCAGACGGTAAAAACTATACTACTTCTTTTTACAATCTAGATGCTATAATAGCGGTTGGCTACAGAGTAAATTCAAAACAAGCCACACAATTCCGTATTTGGGCTACACAAACGCTTAAAGAATACATTATCAAAGGTTTTGTCTTGAATGACGAAATGCTCAAAAACGGAAAACCATTTGGTAAAGATTATTTTGATGAATTACTGGAGCGTATTAGAGAAATTCGCTCAAGCGAACGACGGTTATACCAAAAACTAGGTGATATTTTTGAACAATGCAGCGCTGATTACAACAAAGAAGCGGAAGAAACAAAGCTGTTTTACAAAATGGTCCAAAACAAACTGCATTTTGCTATAACCGGGAAAACAGCTGCCGAAATTGTCTACACTCGTGCCGATAAAACCAAAGATTTTATGGGTTTAACCTCTTGGAAAAAAGCACCAGAAGGCAAGGTCTTAAAAAGCGATGTGACCATTGCAAAGAACTATTTGCAGGAAAATGAAATTGGCGATTTGAATTTATTGGTCAGTGCCTATTTAGATTTGGCAGAGTTTCAAGCACGTAGAAACCAATTAATGAATATGAAAGATTGGTTAGAACGAACCAATAAGTTTTTAGAAAGTAACGACTTAGAAGTACTACCAAATGCAGGAAATATTTCGCACGAACAAGCAGTAGAGAAAGCACATTCAGAATACGAACAGTTCAGAGTAGAACAGGATAAAAAATACATTTCTGATTTAGATCGGGAAATAAAAAAACTCAATAACAAGTAA